The Streptomyces nitrosporeus genome includes a window with the following:
- a CDS encoding LysR family transcriptional regulator encodes MDLRQLEYFVAVAEEQNFTRAAERVHISQSGVSAQIRRLERELGAELFDRSGRTATLTVAGEAALGHARAALDAAGAVGRAVDEVAGLVRGRLTVGTVMGCTLAPLFDALAAFHRAHPGVEISLSEENSDRLVEGVRAGAYDLALTGAAAAAPDGLEAMTVISERLVAAMPAAHPLAKARRITLRDLVAHPIVCMPPGTGLRAAFDGACSVRGLRPVIALQAGAADAVAGLAARGLAVAVLSESMAADHRDLLVARTIDDVETPALLALVWRSAPGPAVRELLTHARREFGPA; translated from the coding sequence ATGGATCTCAGGCAGTTGGAATACTTCGTCGCGGTGGCCGAGGAGCAGAACTTCACCCGGGCCGCCGAGCGGGTGCACATCAGCCAGTCCGGTGTCAGCGCCCAGATCCGCCGCCTCGAACGTGAGCTCGGCGCGGAGCTCTTCGACCGGTCGGGGCGTACCGCCACGCTGACCGTCGCGGGGGAAGCCGCCCTCGGACACGCGCGTGCCGCGCTCGACGCGGCCGGCGCGGTCGGCCGGGCGGTGGACGAGGTGGCGGGCCTGGTCCGGGGCAGGCTCACGGTCGGTACGGTCATGGGCTGCACCCTCGCGCCGCTGTTCGACGCCCTGGCCGCGTTCCACCGCGCGCATCCGGGGGTGGAGATCTCGCTGTCGGAGGAGAACTCCGACCGGCTCGTCGAGGGGGTGCGCGCGGGTGCCTACGATCTCGCCCTGACAGGTGCGGCGGCCGCCGCCCCCGACGGGCTGGAGGCGATGACGGTCATCAGCGAGCGGCTCGTGGCGGCGATGCCCGCCGCCCACCCCCTGGCGAAGGCGCGGCGGATCACCCTGCGCGACCTGGTCGCCCACCCGATCGTGTGCATGCCTCCCGGCACCGGGCTGCGCGCCGCCTTCGACGGCGCCTGCTCCGTACGGGGCCTCCGGCCCGTGATCGCCCTGCAGGCCGGAGCCGCGGACGCGGTCGCCGGACTCGCCGCCCGGGGGCTCGCCGTCGCCGTCCTCAGCGAGTCGATGGCCGCGGACCACCGCGATCTGCTCGTGGCCCGCACCATCGACGACGTCGAGACGCCCGCCCTGCTCGCCCTGGTCTGGAGGAGCGCGCCCGGCCCCGCCGTGCGTGAGCTGCTGACGCACGCACGCAGGGAGTTCGGGCCGGCGTAA
- a CDS encoding YybH family protein, translating into MPEYEPEYEKAMRPEDITRLFVERSNAGDAAGVAALYEEDAVLAYPPGGRTVGREAIRALWEEVLAARPHFEQEQPLPTLISGGIALTSTPPKDGTGARAQVVRRQPDGSWLRLLDQPEFVPPAG; encoded by the coding sequence ATGCCGGAGTACGAGCCGGAGTACGAGAAGGCCATGCGGCCCGAGGACATCACCCGTCTGTTCGTCGAACGGTCCAACGCCGGTGACGCGGCCGGTGTCGCCGCCCTCTACGAGGAGGACGCGGTACTGGCCTATCCGCCCGGCGGCCGGACCGTGGGACGGGAGGCGATCCGGGCGCTGTGGGAGGAAGTGCTCGCCGCCCGCCCGCACTTCGAGCAGGAACAGCCGCTGCCCACGCTGATCAGCGGCGGCATCGCCCTCACCTCGACCCCGCCGAAGGACGGCACCGGGGCCCGCGCGCAGGTCGTCCGGCGCCAGCCGGACGGAAGCTGGCTGCGCCTGCTCGACCAGCCGGAATTCGTCCCGCCCGCCGGCTGA
- a CDS encoding DUF4232 domain-containing protein, whose amino-acid sequence MRVRKPALVAAAAAAALSLAACEGEDGHDGASRPAPGAGSQAPSASAPADPGGESSPEAPSGGDGATRGSTAAPPPATASATVAEGICRTSRLAFSSSGGMAEGEVLITLRNTGSTPCSMRGFPGLDLRGGEGTVSAARSDRTVRTVALAPGEASNFALHFPPNLSGGSGVTFTTAVVTPPDETRSHTMPLTVNVAAGATASRITVDPVGSGK is encoded by the coding sequence ATGCGTGTACGGAAGCCCGCCCTCGTCGCAGCCGCAGCGGCCGCGGCTCTCTCGCTCGCCGCCTGTGAGGGGGAGGACGGTCACGACGGCGCCTCCCGCCCCGCACCCGGGGCGGGTTCGCAGGCCCCGTCCGCCTCCGCCCCGGCGGATCCGGGCGGGGAGAGCAGCCCCGAGGCCCCCTCCGGCGGCGACGGCGCGACCCGGGGAAGCACGGCGGCCCCGCCCCCCGCCACGGCGTCCGCGACCGTGGCGGAGGGGATCTGCCGCACCTCCCGGCTCGCGTTCAGCAGTTCGGGCGGGATGGCGGAGGGCGAGGTGCTGATCACCTTGAGGAACACCGGCTCCACGCCGTGTTCGATGCGGGGGTTCCCGGGCCTGGACCTCAGGGGCGGGGAAGGCACCGTGAGCGCCGCGCGCAGCGACCGTACGGTCCGCACGGTCGCGCTGGCCCCGGGTGAGGCGTCGAACTTCGCTCTGCACTTCCCGCCGAACCTCAGCGGCGGCTCCGGCGTGACCTTCACGACGGCGGTGGTGACGCCGCCCGACGAGACGCGGTCGCACACCATGCCGCTCACCGTGAACGTGGCCGCGGGCGCCACCGCTTCCCGCATCACGGTGGATCCGGTGGGCTCGGGCAAGTAG
- a CDS encoding choice-of-anchor A family protein translates to MEKTKRRSAAPRVFPARSALLTAAGAACSGLLATAALAGAGPASALARVPVTIGNPVAGNNGFGVVTENDATLGSTESEGPVAVGGDLTYGEGYNVALNDTGTFVAPGDTQPTALLVGGAVNHAGSSPTGVLRVLRGGYVKIGDTTTSDILTQDENGASVNTQVVADGASYNSTPRIELTTQQSAASVAQSGLMDFTSLFATYRDRSDTMDTCATTVTLLDGNNEPLPDQDVIPPGTDVHIALTEGRTNVVRLTGEQLNNIGNLTFLDEPDADTPVLFNIDTTATGGVYAWDVPNLAGVSGANAPYMLWNFADATDITIVEGDSLEGTVYAPRALLTDLDPSNIEGDIIVRELVAGPITGAGAPVNAGEIHYFPFDADLSCDTIDPRPSDGAVSVEKTDAETGEPLAGAEFVLWEETNGTEGLQTTGTSPDTRVDGGACTTEDLGICARVVPPGTYYWQETAAPDGYELPDPSVFGPLVLTEENAQEGVSVVATNERMLQNPGTGTIEVVKTDAKTGEELPGAVFELWEETNGTEGLQQDGAGPDTRVGAGCSTDADGSCVFGDLEEGTYYLVETDVPEGYELPADPVTGPYTVDEDDEITVELENERGEHGKGGKDGEDCEEEPYGG, encoded by the coding sequence ATGGAAAAGACGAAACGGCGTAGCGCCGCCCCCCGGGTGTTCCCCGCGCGCTCCGCGCTCCTCACCGCGGCGGGTGCCGCGTGTTCGGGTCTGCTGGCCACCGCGGCGCTGGCCGGCGCCGGCCCGGCGTCCGCCCTCGCCCGCGTCCCGGTGACCATCGGCAACCCCGTCGCCGGGAACAACGGGTTCGGGGTGGTCACGGAGAACGACGCCACCCTCGGCAGCACGGAATCGGAAGGCCCGGTCGCGGTGGGGGGCGACCTCACCTACGGCGAGGGCTACAACGTCGCCCTGAACGACACCGGTACGTTCGTCGCTCCCGGGGACACCCAGCCGACGGCCCTGCTCGTCGGCGGTGCGGTGAACCACGCGGGCAGCAGCCCGACGGGCGTCCTGCGCGTCCTGCGGGGCGGCTACGTCAAGATCGGCGACACGACGACCAGCGACATCCTCACCCAGGACGAGAACGGCGCCTCCGTCAACACCCAGGTGGTCGCGGACGGCGCGTCCTACAACTCCACCCCGCGCATCGAACTGACCACCCAGCAGTCGGCCGCCTCCGTCGCCCAGTCCGGCCTCATGGACTTCACGTCCCTGTTCGCCACCTACCGCGACCGTTCCGACACGATGGACACGTGCGCGACCACCGTGACACTGCTCGACGGGAACAACGAGCCGCTTCCCGACCAGGATGTCATCCCGCCGGGTACGGACGTCCACATCGCCCTGACCGAGGGCCGGACCAACGTGGTGCGGCTGACCGGGGAACAGCTCAACAACATCGGCAACCTCACCTTCCTCGACGAGCCGGACGCCGACACCCCGGTGCTGTTCAACATCGACACCACGGCGACCGGCGGCGTCTACGCCTGGGACGTCCCCAACCTGGCGGGCGTGTCCGGGGCCAACGCCCCGTACATGCTGTGGAACTTCGCCGACGCCACGGACATCACCATCGTGGAAGGCGACTCGTTGGAGGGGACCGTCTACGCCCCTCGGGCGCTCCTGACCGACCTCGACCCCAGCAACATCGAGGGCGACATCATCGTCCGCGAGCTGGTCGCCGGTCCGATCACGGGCGCGGGCGCCCCGGTGAACGCGGGTGAGATCCACTACTTCCCGTTCGACGCCGATCTGAGCTGCGACACCATCGACCCGCGCCCCTCCGACGGAGCGGTGAGTGTGGAGAAGACCGACGCGGAGACCGGCGAGCCCCTCGCGGGCGCCGAGTTCGTCCTCTGGGAGGAGACGAACGGGACCGAGGGCCTGCAGACCACCGGAACCTCACCGGACACGCGCGTCGACGGCGGCGCCTGCACCACGGAAGACCTGGGCATCTGCGCACGGGTGGTGCCCCCCGGCACCTACTACTGGCAGGAGACCGCCGCCCCCGACGGCTACGAACTGCCGGATCCCTCCGTGTTCGGCCCCCTCGTGCTGACCGAGGAGAACGCCCAGGAGGGGGTGAGCGTCGTGGCCACGAACGAGCGGATGCTCCAGAACCCCGGGACGGGCACCATCGAGGTCGTCAAGACCGACGCGAAGACGGGTGAGGAACTGCCGGGCGCCGTGTTCGAGCTCTGGGAGGAGACGAACGGAACCGAGGGCCTGCAGCAGGACGGAGCCGGCCCCGACACCCGGGTCGGAGCGGGATGTTCCACCGACGCCGACGGCAGCTGCGTCTTCGGTGACCTGGAAGAGGGAACGTACTACCTGGTCGAGACGGACGTCCCCGAAGGGTACGAGTTGCCCGCCGACCCCGTGACCGGTCCGTACACGGTCGATGAGGACGACGAGATCACCGTGGAGCTGGAGAACGAGCGCGGTGAGCACGGCAAGGGCGGCAAGGACGGCGAGGACTGCGAGGAGGAGCCCTACGGCGGCTGA
- a CDS encoding AAA family ATPase: MDAQDTARRLRAIGDELSDRFYERADVVRTLVVTLLAGQHSLVLGPPGTAKSEMARELTGRFEGAAYWEILLSKFTAPTRMFGPVDVAALARGEYRQVYEGRATTAHIAFIDEIFKCSTAALNETLGYLNERIYHPESGGEPIRCPLIGAITASNELPGGQDTAAIYDRLLVRIEVGYLADPSNFTALVRSAVRRPAPPARTTLGLAALQHAVTEAVPAVEVPDAIVDAVCTLRAALRRKELVASDRRWRQAVGLLQASAYLDGRPAVTPADLSVLTHVLWDSPAQRPTVEREVLQLVNPDAGEALDLADTIEELEAQLDAMAGQSREALSEWVIKKAHNKLATAGRRLEELRVEAAGAGRSTATIDRVAGRQRAVRARVLTEALGVDASTVQARF; this comes from the coding sequence ATGGACGCGCAGGACACGGCCAGGAGGCTGCGGGCGATCGGCGACGAGCTGTCCGACCGCTTCTACGAACGGGCCGACGTGGTGCGGACCCTCGTGGTGACGCTGCTGGCCGGACAGCACTCACTCGTGCTCGGCCCGCCCGGGACCGCCAAGTCCGAGATGGCCCGGGAGCTCACGGGCAGGTTCGAGGGGGCGGCCTACTGGGAGATCCTCCTCTCGAAGTTCACCGCTCCGACAAGGATGTTCGGCCCCGTCGACGTCGCGGCCCTGGCCCGGGGCGAATACCGGCAGGTCTACGAAGGACGCGCGACGACCGCCCACATCGCGTTCATCGACGAGATATTCAAGTGCTCCACGGCGGCGCTGAACGAGACGCTGGGCTATCTCAACGAGCGGATCTACCACCCCGAGAGCGGCGGTGAACCGATCCGCTGCCCCCTGATCGGGGCCATCACCGCGAGCAACGAACTGCCCGGCGGGCAGGACACGGCCGCGATCTACGACCGGCTGCTGGTACGGATCGAGGTCGGATACCTGGCCGACCCCTCCAACTTCACCGCGCTGGTCCGTTCGGCGGTCCGCCGCCCCGCACCACCCGCGCGCACCACCCTCGGGCTGGCCGCCCTGCAGCACGCCGTCACCGAAGCCGTTCCGGCCGTGGAGGTCCCCGACGCGATCGTGGACGCCGTGTGCACACTGCGGGCCGCCCTGCGCCGCAAGGAACTCGTCGCCTCCGACCGCCGTTGGCGGCAGGCTGTGGGCCTGCTCCAGGCGTCCGCGTACCTCGACGGCCGCCCGGCGGTCACCCCGGCCGACCTGTCGGTCCTGACGCACGTGCTGTGGGATTCCCCCGCCCAACGCCCCACCGTCGAACGCGAGGTGCTGCAACTGGTCAACCCGGACGCCGGGGAAGCCCTCGACCTAGCCGACACGATCGAGGAACTGGAGGCCCAGCTCGACGCCATGGCCGGGCAGTCCCGTGAGGCGCTGAGCGAATGGGTGATCAAGAAGGCCCACAACAAGCTGGCGACGGCGGGGAGGCGGCTGGAGGAACTGCGCGTGGAGGCTGCGGGAGCCGGCCGCTCCACCGCCACCATCGACCGGGTCGCCGGCCGTCAGCGGGCCGTCCGCGCCCGCGTCCTCACCGAGGCCCTCGGTGTGGACGCGAGCACCGTGCAGGCCCGGTTCTGA
- a CDS encoding VWA domain-containing protein: MTWDDIRAQAAGLRDLAAELEKSHDHTADLLADVFLAAYQAATRLREPTEMDPSRLVNHRIVTALTEAPDFAGLRRETAGDPYAAAMAVLAQAPALRGMLERSRTAQEQAERAERARRDAEDAAAAADEELRRAAGEARAEDGVPDPLPDAVRQAAEKAKAAEAAARQAAANAAHAFAAAAPAIRAGARNAAAKAARDARQEAETMRAWGVGPGELERMPFDRRARLADRLRTGRLAQWSELIGRFRQMAAGERARKVEGATGELVGVTLGNDLTRVVPFELAGLALPGPRAVFAARYAAGELMLYDSQGEQDTGRGAVIACVDTSHSMYAAGPGGVTREAWAKACALALLDQARHTGRDFVGILFSAADRIQVFRFPAGRPAGTDRVLDFAETFLGGGTSYQTPLTAACDLLEEEADGAARMRGDIVMITDDECEVTEEWMRVWNDTKRRLGFRVFGVAVGAPRAAEAGSVLDALCDNLRSVEHFTDVHAAADLFRVI, translated from the coding sequence ATGACCTGGGACGACATCCGCGCGCAGGCGGCCGGGCTGCGTGACCTGGCGGCAGAGCTGGAGAAGAGCCACGACCACACCGCCGACCTCCTGGCCGATGTGTTCCTGGCCGCCTACCAGGCCGCCACACGGCTGCGCGAGCCTACGGAGATGGACCCCTCCCGGCTGGTCAACCACCGGATCGTCACCGCGCTGACCGAGGCCCCGGACTTCGCCGGACTGCGCCGGGAGACCGCCGGCGACCCGTATGCCGCCGCCATGGCCGTACTCGCCCAGGCGCCCGCGCTGCGCGGGATGCTGGAGCGCTCCCGGACGGCCCAGGAACAGGCCGAACGGGCGGAGAGGGCGCGGCGGGACGCGGAGGACGCGGCGGCGGCCGCGGACGAGGAGCTCCGGCGGGCCGCCGGGGAGGCCCGCGCGGAGGACGGTGTGCCGGACCCGCTCCCCGACGCCGTACGGCAGGCGGCCGAGAAGGCGAAGGCCGCCGAGGCCGCTGCCCGGCAGGCGGCCGCGAACGCCGCGCACGCCTTCGCCGCCGCGGCGCCGGCCATCCGCGCCGGTGCGCGGAACGCGGCGGCGAAGGCCGCCCGGGACGCCCGGCAGGAGGCGGAGACGATGCGGGCGTGGGGTGTCGGCCCGGGCGAGCTGGAGCGGATGCCGTTCGACCGGCGCGCGCGTCTCGCCGACCGCCTGCGCACCGGCCGCCTCGCGCAGTGGTCGGAACTGATCGGCCGCTTCCGGCAGATGGCCGCCGGCGAGCGTGCCCGCAAGGTGGAGGGCGCCACCGGGGAACTGGTGGGCGTCACGCTCGGCAACGACCTCACCCGGGTCGTCCCCTTCGAGCTGGCCGGCCTCGCCCTGCCCGGACCGCGCGCGGTGTTCGCCGCCCGCTACGCGGCCGGAGAGCTGATGCTCTACGACAGCCAGGGCGAACAGGACACCGGCCGGGGCGCCGTCATCGCCTGCGTGGACACCTCGCACTCCATGTACGCGGCGGGGCCGGGCGGCGTCACCCGGGAGGCGTGGGCCAAGGCGTGCGCCCTGGCCCTGCTGGACCAGGCCCGTCACACCGGACGTGACTTCGTCGGCATCCTGTTCTCCGCGGCCGACAGGATCCAGGTCTTCCGTTTCCCGGCCGGCCGGCCCGCCGGGACGGACCGGGTCCTCGACTTCGCGGAGACCTTCCTCGGCGGCGGCACCAGTTACCAGACCCCGCTGACGGCCGCCTGCGACCTGCTGGAGGAGGAGGCCGACGGTGCCGCCCGCATGCGCGGGGACATCGTGATGATCACCGACGACGAGTGCGAGGTCACCGAGGAGTGGATGCGCGTCTGGAACGACACCAAGCGCCGGCTGGGCTTCCGGGTCTTCGGCGTGGCCGTCGGCGCCCCGCGCGCCGCCGAAGCCGGCTCGGTGCTGGACGCCCTGTGCGACAACCTCCGCTCCGTGGAGCACTTCACCGACGTCCACGCCGCCGCGGACCTCTTCCGGGTGATCTGA